One genomic region from Salvia hispanica cultivar TCC Black 2014 chromosome 2, UniMelb_Shisp_WGS_1.0, whole genome shotgun sequence encodes:
- the LOC125204410 gene encoding transcription factor bHLH130 has protein sequence MYGDSHALSSIFPPNFKHKEEQQQMESDYCNNGSYGLLRFRSAPTSLLESFTEKTGKLGFSRFYPDEMNEAEAEAENGDVDDGHASDNNNKGSGSRFANSQLPPQYPRQSGAQLGYRGVALNQGLMRQNSSPAGFFSQNGYSGVGSYRVGGDGDLRNRKPMISSSLSRISEFDSQNGGLVDETKVGNSSADNFIFTSFASWNDSSYFAENSDIKRVIDIERCEIGNSRPNVLSHHLSLPKTSSEMAAMEKLMRLQDTVPCKVRAKRGCATHPRSIAERVRRGRISERMRKLQELVPNMDKQTNTSDMLDLAVEYIKALQKQYKTLNDVRANCKCSAFPKR, from the exons aTGTATGGTGATTCCCATGCATTATCTTCTATATTTCCACCCAATTTCAAGCATAAAGAAGAGCAGCAGCAGATGGAATCCGACTACTGCAACAATGGCAGTTATGGGCTGCTGAGATTTAGGTCGGCTCCCACTTCGCTGCTGGAGAGTTTCACAGAGAAGACTGGGAAATTGGGGTTTTCAAGATTCTACCCTGATGAAATGAATGAGGCTGAGGCTGAGGCTGAAAACGGCGACGTTGATGATGGACATGCCtctgataataataataagggTTCCGGTAGTAGATTTGCGAATTCGCAACTGCCGCCTCAGTACCCGAGGCAAAGTGGAGCTCAATTGGGATACAGAGGCGTGGCCTTGAATCAGGGCCTTATGCGCCAGAACAGCTCTCCTGCTGGATTCTTCTCTCAAAATG GGTATTCAGGTGTTGGAAGCTACAGAGTGGGTGGAGATGGAGATTTAAGGAATAGGAAGCCCATGATCAGCTCTTCGTTATCTCGTATATCAGAGTTTGATAGCCAGAATGGCGGCCTTGTTGATGAAACAAAGGTCGGGAATAGCAGTGCtgacaatttcattttcaccTCATTTGCTTCTTGGAACGATTCTTCCTATTTTGCAGAAAATAGTGACATCAAAAGGGTGATCGATATTGAG AGATGTGAGATTGGAAATAGTAGGCCTAATGTTCTGTCTCACCACCTAAGTCTGCCCAAGACTTCATCTGAAATGGCTGCTATGGAGAAGCTGATGCGCCTTCAAGACACGGTTCCTTGCAAAGTTCGTGCTAAGCGCGGGTGCGCCACTCATCCACGAAGTATTGCAGAGAGG GTTAGGAGGGGTAGAATCAGTGAGAGAATGAGGAAATTGCAGGAGCTTGTTCCAAACATGGATAAG CAAACCAACACATCAGACATGCTAGATTTGGCTGTGGAATATATCAAAGCCCTCCAGAAACAGTACAAG ACACTTAACGATGTTCGAGCTAATTGCAAGTGCTCAGCCTTTCCAAAGCGTTAG
- the LOC125208341 gene encoding protein POLYCHOME, which translates to MPETRDRLPREVDVMASYSNRRRITSGGNRNSDVSILVDEAEDQATRTPFRWRGASMVGTPASMAVTRRRGDLGSQRFVRSPNFGRSSPLVIGRENMSPVVGIGRGLRGRGSILLPAWYPRKPLRDITAVMKAIERRRAHQEEGEGLETESPELQDQIVHDPSVSTSPFPIAGIRRCPPTVGKVPKILRNITNQGEGGSTCLTPQKKLLNNIEAVERVVMEELHKLKRTPSAKKAERQKRVRTLMSMR; encoded by the exons ATGCCGGAGACGAGAGACAGATTACCAAGGGAGGTCGACGTTATGGCATCGTACAGCAATCGGAGGCGGATCACTAGCGGTGGGAACAGAAATTCGGATGTTTCCATCCTAGTGGATGAGGCTGAGGATCAAGCAACAAGAACTCCCTTCCGGTGGAGAGGTGCTTCAATGGTGGGTACACCGGCATCAATGGCGGTTACACGTCGAAGGGGTGACCTCGGAAGTCAAAGATTCGTGCGTTCCCCAAACTTTGGTAGATCATCGCCACTGGTCATAGGGCGAGAAAACATGTCCCCTGTGGTTGGAATTGGCCGTGGTCTCCGAGGGCGAGGAAGCATTCTTTTGCCTGCTTGGTATCCAAGGAAACCTCTCAGGGACATCACTGCTGTCATGAAG GCAATTGAAAGAAGAAGGGCACATCAGGAAGAAGGTGAAGGCCTAGAAACTGAGAGTCCTGAACTCCAGGACCAGATAGTTCATGATCCATCTGTATCTACTTCCCCATTTCCCATTGCTGGAATTAGGCGCTGCCCACCAACAGTTGGCAAAGTGCCAAAGATATTGCGCAATATCACCAATCAGGGTGAAGGAGGATCGACTTGCTTAACACCTCAAAAGAAGCTCTTGAACAACATTGAGGCAGTTGAAAGAGTGGTGATGGAGGAGCTTCATAAGCTAAAGAGAACTCCATCTGCTAAGAAAGCTGAAAGGCAGAAAAGAGTGAGGACATTGATGTCAATGCGCTGA
- the LOC125203137 gene encoding cytochrome P450 93A3-like, with product MAEIQEYIIFFLIWLVSAILTHSFFRNRSSKRLPPSPLALPIIGHLHLLAPIPHQALAKLSKRHGPLIHLSLGSVPCIVASSSEVCKELLKTHESSFLDRPQTAATDYLTYGSQDFSFAPYGTYWKFMKMVCMSQLLGGQTLDLLQPVRRHEIKQLIWSLARKDGKSVDIGKELIMMSNNVISRMIMSERCSEDEDEAGAVRKLVQETAELTGKFNLSDYIWFCRNLDLQGFGKRLKEVRDRFDEMMERIIEEHQTARRKSKENFEESEIVKDLLHILLDIAEDGSSEVKLTRENIKAFILDLFAAGTDTSAITVEWALAELINHPNILQKAVQEIDSFVGKERLVQESDIPSLPYLQAIVKETLRLHPTGPMSVRESSEDCTVAGYDIPARTRLFVNIWAINRDPNHWEDALEFKPERFLSKDLDVRGQHYHFLPFGTGRRGCPGTTLALQVVQTTLAALIQCFEFKVEGGKSSVDMEEGVGITLPRAHPLKCIPVSRLSSILSM from the exons ATGGCTGAAATTCAAgaatatatcattttcttccTCATATGGCTCGTCTCCGCCATTCTAACACATTCATTCTTCAGAAATCGTTCTTCCAAGAGACTCCCTCCGAGCCCTCTAGCCCTCCCAATCATCGGCCATCTCCATCTCCTTGCTCCAATACCTCACCAAGCATTAGCCAAGCTCTCAAAGCGCCATGGCCCATTGATTCATTTATCTCTTGGCTCAGTTCCTTGCATAGTTGCTTCATCGTCCGAGGTCTGCAAGGAGCTGCTCAAAACACACGAAAGTTCCTTCCTAGACCGGCCTCAAACAGCTGCAACCGACTACCTGACATATGGCTCCCAAGACTTCTCCTTTGCGCCTTATGGAACTTACTGGAAGTTCATGAAGATGGTGTGCATGTCACAGCTTCTCGGTGGACAGACGCTAGACCTACTACAGCCCGTCAGGCGCCACGAGATAAAGCAGCTCATTTGGTCCTTGGCAAGGAAAGATGGGAAATCAGTTGACATTGGGAAGGAGCTTATTATGATGTCAAACAATGTGATTTCAAGAATGATAATGAGTGAGAGGTGCTCTGAAGACGAAGACGAGGCTGGAGCAGTGAGGAAACTGGTTCAAGAAACTGCAGAGCTCACTGGGAAATTCAACTTATCTGACTACATTTGGTTCTGCAGGAATTTGGACCTGCAGGGATTTGGGAAGCGGTTGAAGGAGGTTCGTGACAGGTTTGACGAGATGATGGAGAGGATCATCGAAGAACATCAAACTGCTAGAAggaaatcaaaagaaaattttgaagaaagtGAAATTGTGAAAGATCTGCTCCACATTTTACTTGATATAGCAGAAGATGGTAGTTCAGAAGTAAAGTTAACTAGAGAAAACATCAAGGCTTTCATCCTA GACTTATTTGCAGCTGGAACTGATACATCAGCCATCACTGTAGAATGGGCATTAGCAGAACTGATCAATCATCCAAACATCCTGCAAAAAGCAGTGCAAGAAATCGACTCTTTTGTAGGGAAAGAAAGACTAGTCCAAGAATCAGATATACCGAGCCTCCCATACCTACAAGCCATTGTGAAGGAAACACTTAGGCTTCACCCCACAGGGCCTATGAGTGTTAGGGAGTCCAGTGAGGACTGCACCGTTGCAGGGTACGACATTCCAGCTAGGACACGGCTGTTTGTCAATATTTGGGCGATCAACAGGGATCCTAACCACTGGGAAGATGCACTTGAGTTCAAGCCAGAGAGGTTCCTTTCTAAGGACTTGGATGTGAGGGGGCAGCATTATCATTTCTTGCCATTTGGGACGGGGAGACGAGGTTGCCCGGGGACTACTTTGGCATTGCAGGTTGTTCAGACAACCTTAGCCGCACTGATCCAGTGCTTTGAGTTTAAAGTCGAGGGAGGGAAGAGCAGCGTCGATATGGAAGAGGGGGTCGGGATCACTCTTCCGAGGGCTCATCCACTGAAATGCATCCCAGTATCCAGACTCAGTTCTATTCTATCCATGTAA